In Montipora foliosa isolate CH-2021 chromosome 13, ASM3666993v2, whole genome shotgun sequence, one DNA window encodes the following:
- the LOC137983435 gene encoding 52 kDa repressor of the inhibitor of the protein kinase-like, translating into MITTVGKYISNNLSREVRESKYFSILADEAADISNKEHLSVVIRFVDSEKNIPEEFVGFYLCEGGTAGVAINELILQASADLGLSMDDCRGQCYDGAGNMAGRLSGASSLIRQAHEKAIYVHCINLCVADTCSLALVSTMMNVVTALSDFFNNSPKRQQCLIAKIRELLPNSNHRVLIDVCRTRWISRIDGMDRIVERLPAIISLLEDVSLNSDIQVDENTTIGNWNIKSRNDAQNLINAATFPFIVSVVIVRHILDLTRPLTVKLQRKEMDLLKAKDEIASLKSDLSQMQADIDARHHHLYTEAVNLERRSGSVEPSVPRIVQRQVYRPNAPAPTPEDYYKINLTRVFLDHSMDEH; encoded by the coding sequence ATGATAACAACGGTTGGCAAATATATTTCAAACAATTTGTCACGCGAGGTGAGGGAAAGCAAGTACTTTTCTATATTAGCAGACGAAGCGGCAGATATATCAAATAAAGAACATCTTTCTGTGGTAATTCGTTTTGTGGATTCTGAGAAAAATATTCCAGAGGAGTTTGTTGGGTTTTACTTGTGTGAAGGAGGAACAGCTGGGGTTGCCATTAACGAGCTTATTCTACAAGCTAGTGCAGACTTAGGGTTATCTATGGATGATTGCCGAGGACAATGTTATGATGGTGCTGGAAACATGGCGGGACGACTTAGTGGAGCTTCATCACTCATCAGACAAGCACATGAGAAAGCCATTTATGTTCACTGTATAAATCTTTGTGTCGCTGACACTTGTTCCCTAGCACTTGTAAGTACCATGATGAATGTTGTGACAGCACTTTCTGATTTTTTCAACAATTCACCAAAACGACAGCAGTGTTTAATAGCCAAAATTAGAGAATTACTGCCTAATAGCAATCACCGTGTGCTAATTGATGTGTGCAGAACAAGATGGATCTCCAGAATTGATGGTATGGACAGGATTGTTGAACGTTTGCCAGCAATTATCTCGTTACTGGAAGACGTTTCTTTGAACAGTGACATACAGGTAGATGAGAACACAACAATTGGAAATTGGAATATTAAAAGTAGAAATGATGCACAGAACTTGATTAATGCAGCCACTTTCCCTTTCATTGTCTCCGTGGTAATTGTCAGACACATCTTGGATTTAACTAGGCCCTTAACAGTTAAACtacaaaggaaagaaatggATCTTTTGAAAGCAAAGGACGAAATTGCAAGTTTGAAGTCAGATCTAAGCCAAATGCAAGCTGACATTGATGCAAGACATCACCACCTCTACACTGAGGCTGTCAATCTGGAAAGAAGAAGTGGTTCAGTCGAACCCAGTGTGCCCAGAATAGTTCAAAGACAAGTGTACAGACCAAATGCTCCAGCCCCAACTCCTGAAGACTATTACAAAATAAATCTTACTAGAGTTTTCCTTGACCACTCAATGGATGAACACTAA
- the LOC137982549 gene encoding uncharacterized protein, whose amino-acid sequence MVTDTIVMFLFKQLLQCYPIVSTVFYPTLCGEQDVNQTTSRNVRQKSEEKFFQGNLLNSGYVIIKINRSLHWLVAVLTPCFLDHLSAASAIPSKTSQRTPHVLKDLTEYESDPNGYFKVEHLWFDPGDAETKRTLTGTFLEALFVKK is encoded by the exons ATGGTAACTGACACAATAGTTATGTTTTTGTTCAA GCAACTACTCCAGTGTTATCCTATTGTCAGTACAGTTTTCTATCCCACTTTATGTGGGGAGCAGGATGTTAATCAAACAACCTccag AAATGTTCGCCAGAAATCAGAAGAGAAGTTTTTTCAGGGAAATCTCCTGAACAGTGGATATGTGATTATTAAAATCAACAGAAG tTTGCATTGGCTCGTCGCTGTATTGACCCCATG cttcTTGGATCACCTAAGTGCTGCTAGTGCTATACCCTCCAAGACAAGCCAACGGACACCACATGTGCTTAAG GATCTGACAGAGTATGAAAGTGATCCAAATGGATATTTCAAGGTCGAACATCTGTGGTTTGACCCTGGAGATGCTGAAACGAAGAGAACATTAACAGGAACTTTCCTAGAGGCTTTATTTGTAAAGAAATGA